The following are encoded in a window of Kitasatospora fiedleri genomic DNA:
- a CDS encoding FHA domain-containing protein, whose product MRLLRLPDDAAARPGDPRFSERSGPARRPGPARCPGPARRRPAPPRRPRRAAGPARVHLLRLPPVGPGSTPPSGTPAGGGGYFEPRRTQTPPAGTPTGPAAGAPGGPGAPGPYGAPPPPPATTGLVTCPICRSPQTGRYCEECGYDYNLATSARPPGTAPAPQQQHQHQHQQQSYGFPPPAAAPPAPPTGFDPPAPPQSPYERPQQQPQQHQQPYEQQQRAPYEQPHAQQQPSQPPQSQQSQQSLYERPQQQHQQPQQHAPQQHQSPSPYERPGYPGAQAAQAAASAPSAPSFDKPSAAGFPDVDYERTGPVYAEPSAPPAGHRSQPGPDSGTSFRLTPPGQPGGAPQQRATWFAVVAPDHDYFTDMMTRSGPEAAGLYFPQYTSERRIPLTGRGQLRIGRRSQQRGTVPEIDLSVAPEDPGASHHHALLAEQPDGSWVVVDQDSTNGTTMNGGPDTLPPHTAIPLNDGDRIHVGAWTTITVHLA is encoded by the coding sequence GTGCGACTACTGCGGCTTCCCGATGACGCCGCCGCCCGGCCTGGCGATCCCCGGTTTTCCGAACGGTCCGGCCCAGCCCGGCGCCCAGGGCCAGCCCGGTGCCCAGGGCCAGCCCGCCGGCGGCCAGCACCGCCCCGGCGGCCCCGCCGCGCCGCCGGCCCCGCCCGCGTACACCTCCTCCGGCTACCCCCGGTCGGCCCGGGCAGCACCCCGCCGTCCGGCACCCCGGCCGGTGGCGGCGGCTACTTCGAGCCGCGCCGCACCCAGACGCCGCCCGCCGGCACGCCCACCGGGCCCGCCGCGGGCGCCCCCGGCGGGCCCGGCGCCCCCGGCCCGTACGGTGCTCCGCCGCCGCCCCCGGCCACCACCGGCCTGGTCACCTGCCCGATCTGCCGCAGCCCGCAGACCGGCCGGTACTGCGAGGAGTGCGGCTACGACTACAACCTGGCCACCTCCGCCCGCCCGCCGGGCACCGCGCCCGCCCCGCAGCAGCAGCACCAGCACCAGCACCAGCAGCAGAGCTACGGCTTCCCGCCGCCCGCCGCCGCGCCCCCGGCCCCGCCGACCGGGTTCGACCCGCCGGCCCCGCCGCAGTCGCCGTACGAGCGTCCGCAGCAGCAGCCGCAACAGCACCAGCAGCCGTACGAGCAGCAGCAGCGGGCCCCGTACGAGCAGCCGCACGCCCAGCAGCAGCCGTCGCAGCCACCGCAGTCGCAGCAGTCGCAGCAGTCGCTGTACGAGCGTCCCCAGCAGCAGCACCAGCAGCCGCAGCAGCACGCCCCGCAGCAGCACCAGTCGCCCTCGCCGTACGAGCGGCCCGGTTACCCGGGTGCGCAGGCCGCCCAGGCCGCGGCCTCCGCGCCGTCCGCGCCGTCGTTCGACAAGCCCTCGGCCGCGGGGTTCCCGGACGTCGACTACGAGCGCACCGGACCGGTGTACGCCGAGCCGTCCGCTCCCCCGGCGGGCCACCGCTCGCAGCCCGGCCCGGACTCCGGGACGTCGTTCCGGCTCACCCCGCCCGGGCAGCCGGGCGGCGCGCCGCAGCAGCGGGCCACCTGGTTCGCCGTGGTGGCGCCCGACCACGACTACTTCACCGACATGATGACCCGCAGCGGCCCGGAGGCAGCCGGCCTGTACTTCCCGCAGTACACCTCGGAGCGGCGGATTCCGCTGACCGGCCGCGGCCAGCTGCGGATCGGGCGGCGCAGCCAGCAGCGCGGCACCGTGCCGGAGATCGACCTGTCGGTCGCCCCGGAGGACCCGGGCGCCTCGCACCACCACGCCCTGCTGGCCGAGCAGCCGGACGGCAGCTGGGTGGTGGTCGACCAGGACTCCACCAACGGCACCACCATGAACGGCGGCCCGGACACCCTGCCGCCGCACACCGCGATCCCGCTGAACGACGGCGACCGGATTCACGTCGGCGCCTGGACCACCATCACGGTGCACCTGGCCTGA
- a CDS encoding vWA domain-containing protein: protein MASLSKPDAPRFDVDVFQNEYLAQGAREVNAIVTVTATGGGTSGGRPIGACGPDAAVVLVIDCSGSMEHPDGKMRHAREATAAAIDELRDGVAFAVVAGTHEAGDVYPGNGRLAVADRSTREQAKDALRRLRPSGGTAIGSWITKARQLFASRPEAAIRHAVLLTDGRNEHERPADLQRALDAASGYFTADCRGVGTDWEVAELRKISSALLGTVDIVAESSGLAEDFRAMMSATMGKQVADVALRVWTPANARVKFVKQAAPAVEDLTGRRADAGTRAGDYPTGSWGDESRDYHVCVEVPAAAVGSEMLAARISLVLPHPDGTAEVLGQGLVRAVWTDDLASSTRINPQVAHYTGQAELADAIRGGLEAHRAGDLDRATAELGAAVRLAYASGNEGTLKLLRKVVDVVDEREGTVRFRKNVSEADSMTLETRSTKTVRVKK from the coding sequence ATGGCCTCGTTGTCCAAGCCCGACGCGCCCCGGTTCGACGTCGACGTCTTCCAGAACGAGTACCTCGCCCAGGGCGCCCGGGAGGTCAACGCCATCGTCACGGTGACCGCGACCGGCGGCGGCACCTCCGGCGGGCGCCCGATCGGCGCCTGCGGGCCGGACGCCGCCGTGGTGCTGGTGATCGACTGCTCCGGTTCCATGGAGCACCCGGACGGCAAGATGCGGCACGCCCGCGAGGCCACCGCCGCCGCCATCGACGAGCTCCGCGACGGCGTCGCCTTCGCGGTGGTCGCCGGCACCCACGAGGCGGGCGACGTCTACCCGGGCAACGGCCGCCTCGCCGTCGCCGACCGGTCCACCCGCGAGCAGGCCAAGGACGCGCTGCGCCGGCTCAGGCCGTCCGGCGGCACGGCGATCGGCAGCTGGATCACCAAGGCGCGGCAGCTGTTCGCCTCCCGCCCGGAGGCGGCCATCCGGCACGCCGTCCTGCTCACCGACGGCCGCAACGAGCACGAGCGGCCCGCCGACCTGCAACGCGCCCTGGACGCCGCCTCCGGGTACTTCACCGCCGACTGCCGCGGCGTCGGCACCGACTGGGAGGTCGCCGAGCTACGGAAGATATCCTCCGCGCTGCTCGGCACCGTCGACATCGTCGCCGAGTCCTCCGGCCTGGCCGAGGACTTCCGCGCGATGATGTCCGCCACCATGGGCAAGCAGGTCGCCGACGTCGCCCTGCGGGTGTGGACGCCGGCGAACGCCCGGGTGAAGTTCGTCAAGCAGGCCGCCCCCGCCGTCGAGGACCTCACCGGCCGCCGCGCCGACGCGGGCACCCGGGCCGGGGACTACCCGACCGGTTCCTGGGGCGACGAGTCCCGCGACTACCACGTGTGCGTGGAGGTCCCGGCCGCCGCCGTCGGCAGCGAGATGCTGGCCGCCCGGATCAGCCTGGTCCTGCCGCACCCCGACGGCACCGCCGAGGTGCTCGGCCAGGGACTGGTGCGCGCCGTGTGGACGGACGACCTGGCCTCCTCGACCCGGATCAACCCGCAGGTCGCGCACTACACCGGGCAGGCCGAGCTGGCCGACGCCATCCGCGGCGGCCTGGAGGCCCACCGGGCGGGCGACTTGGACCGCGCCACCGCCGAGCTGGGAGCCGCCGTCCGACTCGCATACGCCAGCGGCAACGAGGGCACCCTCAAGCTGCTGCGGAAGGTGGTGGACGTGGTCGACGAACGGGAGGGTACCGTTCGGTTCCGTAAGAACGTGAGCGAGGCCGACTCGATGACACTCGAGACCCGGTCGACCAAGACCGTGCGCGTGAAGAAGTGA
- a CDS encoding PP2C family serine/threonine-protein phosphatase: MPQQTECPNCAEPLGPQDAFCGACGTALTGPPTLRDLPVVPSCPHCGSAELADGWCQRCGQAQPRERDHQELESAGVAAVSDRGLRHHRNEDAFTVAAAEGPDGAPAVLAVVCDGVSSSSRPDEASAAAVTAAADSLVAALAVGREPGQAMREAIGAANRAVTALAHDGTAPDGRHSNAPACTYVSAVSSGGLVTIGWVGDTRAYWIPDDRESAEPYRLTEDDSWAARMVAANLMAEAEAYADPRAHAITGWLGADAEDLDPHTVSFTPHVPGVLLICTDGLWNYAEAATDLAFFVRTDARAEPLATARELVRFAVERGGHDNITVAVLPIDPPTAPAVHDATLLDVPLPRAADPDATVPLRPVAAAVPAAPAAPPTAPPAPAVPPAAPPAPVAPPAAPPAPAVPPPPAAAPAGAPGAGPAGN, translated from the coding sequence ATGCCGCAGCAGACCGAGTGCCCGAACTGTGCCGAACCACTGGGGCCCCAGGACGCCTTCTGCGGGGCCTGCGGCACCGCCCTGACCGGACCGCCGACCCTGCGCGACCTGCCCGTCGTGCCCAGCTGCCCGCACTGCGGCTCCGCCGAGCTCGCGGACGGCTGGTGCCAGCGCTGCGGGCAGGCCCAGCCGCGCGAACGCGACCACCAGGAGCTGGAGTCGGCCGGTGTCGCGGCGGTCTCCGACCGCGGCCTGCGGCACCACCGCAACGAGGACGCGTTCACCGTCGCCGCCGCCGAGGGCCCGGACGGCGCGCCCGCCGTGCTCGCCGTGGTCTGCGACGGGGTGTCCTCCTCGTCCCGCCCGGACGAGGCGTCCGCCGCCGCCGTCACCGCCGCCGCCGACTCGCTGGTCGCCGCGCTGGCGGTCGGCCGCGAGCCCGGGCAGGCGATGCGCGAGGCGATCGGCGCCGCCAACCGGGCCGTCACCGCGCTCGCCCACGACGGCACCGCCCCCGACGGCCGGCACAGCAACGCGCCGGCCTGCACCTACGTCAGCGCGGTCAGCTCCGGTGGCCTGGTCACCATCGGCTGGGTCGGCGACACCCGGGCCTACTGGATTCCGGACGACCGCGAGTCCGCCGAGCCGTACCGGCTCACCGAGGACGACTCCTGGGCGGCCCGGATGGTCGCCGCCAACCTGATGGCCGAGGCCGAGGCGTACGCCGACCCGCGCGCCCACGCCATCACCGGCTGGCTCGGCGCCGACGCCGAGGACCTCGACCCGCACACCGTCAGCTTCACCCCGCACGTCCCCGGGGTGCTGCTGATCTGCACCGACGGCCTGTGGAACTACGCCGAGGCCGCCACCGACCTGGCGTTCTTCGTCCGGACCGACGCCCGCGCCGAACCGCTGGCCACCGCCCGGGAGCTGGTGCGGTTCGCGGTCGAGCGCGGCGGGCACGACAACATCACCGTCGCGGTGCTGCCGATCGACCCGCCGACCGCGCCGGCCGTCCACGACGCCACCCTGCTCGACGTGCCGCTGCCGCGCGCCGCCGACCCGGACGCCACCGTCCCGCTGCGCCCGGTCGCCGCCGCGGTTCCGGCGGCCCCCGCCGCGCCGCCCACCGCACCGCCCGCACCCGCCGTCCCGCCGGCCGCCCCGCCCGCACCCGTCGCCCCGCCGGCCGCCCCGCCCGCACCCGCCGTCCCGCCGCCGCCCGCCGCCGCGCCGGCCGGGGCACCGGGTGCCGGACCGGCCGGGAACTGA
- a CDS encoding serine/threonine-protein kinase — MADACARTGCAGEIDADGYCTECGLAPERGTTPSATPAPTPATAIATGGPCGRGDCPGTVDPDGYCDECGLAATHSVKAPAPLPAPRSGSTPSGPASSGPASSGPAPSGPGASGASRGSSGRSRSSRSARGGSVSVRSSRGGTGTARRGNLGAGLVAIAPVPAADPALAVLANPEVPERKRFCSRCDQPVGREKDGRPGRPEGFCTKCGTPYSFSPKLGRGDLVGGQYEVMGCLAHGGLGWIYLAVDRRVNDRWVVLKGLLDTGDEDALAVAIAERRFLAEVDHPNIVRIINFVEHPDARTGVADGYIVMEYVGGKSLKDIANERRAADGRREPLPVEQALAYALAALPALGYLHARGLVYCDFKLDNVIQSDDMLKIIDLGAVRRHDDDGPIYGTVGYQAPEIATAGPSPSSDLYTVARTLAVLTFDFRGYTDRWRHELPGPEEEVEVFARYESFHRLLVRATDPDPARRFGSAEEMAGQLIGVLREVLSLQDGQARPAPSALFGPELRVVDTELAERPPQARAAALALPAPLADPADPAAGLLAALPAAPAEALAVLRAAGVGSTELRLRELRTHLELGDAAAAAGVLAALEAEHPGEWRVVWHRGLTALAADRAAEARDSFEALYDAFPGESAPKLALAVCAELLGDTAAAAGYYALVGTVDRSFVSAAFGLARVRLADGDRAGAVTALEAVPESSAHWTAARIGAVRARLRGRAATEPLAAELADSSDRLAALTLDARRHEELAVEVLDSALNWVLAGAAGRPATLTVLGHPAAERELRLALEHSYRMLARLSDRAETRIEWVERANRARPRTWV; from the coding sequence ATGGCTGACGCATGCGCCCGCACGGGCTGCGCCGGGGAGATCGACGCCGACGGGTACTGCACCGAGTGCGGCCTCGCCCCCGAACGGGGCACCACCCCCTCGGCGACCCCCGCCCCCACCCCCGCCACCGCCATCGCCACCGGTGGCCCGTGCGGGCGCGGCGACTGCCCGGGCACCGTCGACCCGGACGGCTACTGCGACGAGTGCGGCCTCGCCGCCACGCATTCCGTGAAAGCACCCGCCCCGCTCCCCGCCCCGCGCAGCGGTTCCACCCCGTCCGGCCCGGCGTCCTCCGGCCCGGCGTCCTCCGGCCCGGCCCCGTCCGGCCCGGGTGCCTCGGGTGCCTCGCGCGGTTCGTCCGGCCGGTCCCGGTCGAGCCGTTCGGCGCGCGGCGGTTCGGTGTCGGTGCGCAGTTCGCGGGGCGGCACGGGCACTGCCCGGCGCGGCAACCTGGGGGCGGGCCTGGTGGCGATCGCCCCGGTGCCGGCCGCGGACCCGGCGCTGGCGGTGCTGGCGAACCCGGAGGTGCCGGAGCGCAAGCGCTTCTGCTCGCGCTGCGACCAGCCGGTGGGCCGGGAGAAGGACGGCCGTCCGGGCCGCCCGGAGGGCTTCTGCACCAAGTGCGGCACCCCGTACTCGTTCAGCCCGAAGCTGGGGCGCGGCGACCTGGTGGGCGGCCAGTACGAGGTGATGGGCTGCCTGGCGCACGGCGGCCTGGGCTGGATCTACCTGGCGGTGGACCGCCGGGTGAACGACCGCTGGGTGGTGCTCAAGGGCCTGCTGGACACCGGGGACGAGGACGCGCTGGCGGTGGCGATCGCCGAGCGGCGGTTCCTGGCCGAGGTCGACCACCCGAACATCGTCCGGATCATCAACTTCGTCGAGCACCCGGACGCCCGGACCGGCGTCGCCGACGGCTACATCGTGATGGAGTACGTCGGCGGCAAGTCGCTGAAGGACATCGCCAACGAGCGCCGCGCCGCGGACGGGCGGCGCGAGCCGCTGCCGGTCGAGCAGGCGCTGGCGTACGCGCTGGCGGCGCTGCCCGCGCTCGGCTACCTGCACGCCCGCGGGCTGGTGTACTGCGACTTCAAGCTGGACAACGTGATCCAGTCGGACGACATGCTCAAGATCATCGACCTGGGCGCGGTCCGCCGGCACGACGACGACGGCCCGATCTACGGCACCGTCGGCTACCAGGCCCCGGAGATCGCCACCGCCGGCCCCTCGCCCTCCTCCGACCTGTACACGGTGGCCCGCACGCTGGCCGTGCTGACCTTCGACTTCCGCGGCTACACCGACCGCTGGCGGCACGAGCTGCCGGGCCCGGAGGAGGAGGTGGAGGTGTTCGCCCGCTACGAGTCCTTCCACCGCCTGCTGGTGCGCGCCACCGATCCGGACCCGGCCCGCCGGTTCGGCTCCGCCGAGGAGATGGCCGGGCAGCTGATCGGCGTGCTGCGCGAGGTGCTGAGCCTGCAGGACGGGCAGGCCAGGCCCGCGCCCTCCGCCCTGTTCGGGCCGGAACTGCGGGTGGTCGACACCGAGTTGGCCGAGCGTCCGCCGCAGGCCCGGGCCGCCGCGCTGGCGCTGCCCGCGCCGCTGGCCGACCCGGCCGACCCGGCCGCGGGCCTGCTGGCCGCGCTGCCCGCCGCGCCCGCCGAGGCGCTGGCCGTGCTCCGGGCGGCCGGCGTCGGCTCGACCGAACTGCGGCTGCGGGAGCTGCGCACCCACCTGGAGCTCGGCGACGCCGCGGCCGCCGCCGGGGTGCTGGCCGCCCTGGAGGCCGAGCACCCCGGTGAGTGGCGGGTGGTGTGGCACCGGGGGCTGACCGCGCTCGCCGCCGACCGGGCCGCCGAGGCCCGCGACTCCTTCGAGGCGCTGTACGACGCGTTCCCCGGCGAGAGCGCGCCCAAGCTGGCGCTCGCGGTCTGCGCCGAGCTGCTCGGCGACACCGCGGCCGCCGCCGGGTACTACGCCCTGGTCGGCACCGTGGACCGGTCCTTCGTGAGCGCCGCGTTCGGGCTGGCCCGGGTCCGGCTCGCGGACGGCGACCGGGCGGGCGCGGTCACCGCGCTGGAGGCCGTGCCGGAGAGCTCCGCGCACTGGACCGCCGCCCGGATCGGCGCGGTCCGGGCCCGGCTGCGCGGCCGGGCCGCCACCGAGCCGCTGGCCGCCGAGCTCGCCGACAGCTCCGACCGGCTGGCGGCGCTGACCCTGGACGCCCGGCGGCACGAGGAACTCGCCGTCGAGGTACTGGACTCGGCGCTGAACTGGGTGCTGGCGGGGGCCGCCGGGAGGCCCGCCACGCTGACCGTGCTGGGACATCCCGCCGCGGAACGGGAACTGAGGCTCGCCCTGGAACACTCCTACCGAATGTTGGCGCGGTTGTCCGACCGGGCCGAGACGAGGATCGAGTGGGTGGAACGGGCCAACCGGGCCCGCCCCAGGACATGGGTGTGA
- a CDS encoding glutamate ABC transporter substrate-binding protein — MRRARTGTLVAVAALVAGLLGAGGPAGGPAVGAGGGAPARAADVSADVAVKVAADVAGITGVAGVANVADVASVAADDCDTGVSLPPGQRVGAKIQEIRRRGRLVVGVDQSAYNWGYRDSQTGKIEGFDIDLARAVAKSVLGDPDKVVLKTISTADRINVLKGHQVDLIARAMTVTCERKKQIAFSAPYFKVSQRVVAPKAAHATSVAQALGGKRVCAALNSSSHTELKADPHGAASIVTPDNQLDCLVLMELGEADATLSDSSLAAAMVAQDQTMELAGESFLPTYMGVGMNQDDTDLIAWVNQVLVEWRGGGWQASYDTWLRPSMGVPDPYRPW, encoded by the coding sequence ATGCGCAGGGCGAGGACCGGAACACTGGTCGCGGTCGCGGCACTGGTGGCGGGCCTGCTGGGCGCCGGCGGTCCGGCCGGCGGTCCGGCCGTCGGCGCGGGCGGCGGCGCACCGGCCCGGGCGGCGGACGTCTCGGCGGACGTCGCGGTGAAGGTCGCCGCTGACGTCGCGGGTATCACGGGCGTCGCGGGCGTCGCTAACGTCGCTGACGTCGCGAGCGTCGCGGCGGACGACTGCGACACCGGGGTGTCGCTGCCGCCCGGGCAGCGGGTCGGGGCGAAGATCCAGGAGATCCGCAGGCGCGGCCGGCTGGTGGTCGGCGTCGACCAGAGCGCCTACAACTGGGGCTACCGCGACTCGCAGACCGGCAAGATCGAGGGCTTCGACATCGACCTGGCCCGTGCCGTCGCCAAGTCGGTGCTCGGCGACCCGGACAAGGTGGTGCTGAAGACCATCTCCACCGCCGACCGGATCAACGTGCTCAAGGGCCACCAGGTCGACCTGATCGCCCGGGCGATGACCGTCACCTGCGAGCGGAAGAAGCAGATCGCCTTCTCCGCCCCGTACTTCAAGGTCTCCCAGCGGGTGGTGGCGCCGAAGGCCGCGCACGCCACCAGCGTGGCGCAGGCGCTCGGCGGCAAGCGGGTGTGCGCGGCGCTGAACTCCTCCTCGCACACCGAGCTGAAGGCGGACCCGCACGGCGCCGCCTCGATCGTCACGCCCGACAACCAGTTGGACTGCCTGGTGCTGATGGAACTCGGCGAGGCGGACGCCACCCTGTCGGACAGTTCGCTGGCGGCGGCGATGGTCGCCCAGGACCAGACCATGGAGCTGGCCGGGGAGTCCTTCCTCCCCACGTACATGGGCGTGGGCATGAACCAGGACGACACCGACCTGATCGCCTGGGTCAACCAGGTGCTGGTCGAGTGGCGCGGCGGCGGCTGGCAGGCCAGTTACGACACCTGGCTGCGGCCCAGCATGGGGGTGCCCGACCCGTACCGGCCGTGGTGA
- a CDS encoding nucleosidase yields the protein MRLTGTVTPDRPLLVVALPEEAAHFDGGLPVLLTGMGKLNAAAALAGLLAGGERPAAVVNLGTAGALRSGLAGTHEIGRVLQHDLDTPLLEQLTGHRMDGPIDLAPAGPVLATGDRFVSTDADRDLLARSADLVDMEGYAVATVARRAQLPVRLIKHVSDEAGDGAVRSWQESVDDCARLLADWARTHLG from the coding sequence ATGCGCCTGACCGGAACCGTCACCCCCGACCGCCCGCTGCTCGTCGTCGCCCTGCCCGAGGAGGCCGCGCACTTCGACGGCGGCCTGCCGGTGCTGCTCACCGGCATGGGCAAGCTCAACGCGGCGGCCGCGCTGGCCGGCCTGCTGGCCGGCGGTGAGCGGCCCGCCGCCGTCGTCAACCTGGGCACCGCGGGCGCCCTGCGGTCCGGCCTGGCCGGGACGCACGAGATCGGCCGGGTGCTCCAGCACGACCTCGACACCCCGCTGCTGGAACAGCTCACCGGCCACCGGATGGACGGCCCGATCGACCTCGCCCCGGCCGGCCCGGTGCTCGCCACCGGCGACCGCTTCGTCTCCACCGACGCCGACCGCGACCTGCTGGCCCGCAGCGCTGACCTGGTCGACATGGAGGGCTACGCGGTCGCCACCGTCGCCCGCCGCGCCCAGCTCCCCGTCCGGCTGATCAAGCACGTCAGCGACGAGGCCGGGGACGGCGCGGTCCGCAGCTGGCAGGAGTCCGTCGACGACTGCGCCCGCCTGCTCGCCGACTGGGCCCGCACCCACCTCGGCTGA
- a CDS encoding MarR family winged helix-turn-helix transcriptional regulator has translation MDGVELFLLGRTLMKIGEDALPEPPGGSGRHPGGTRNTLIAASDVAAHPGTTVGEIAARTGLPQSQISTAVARLKEAGAVRTDPDPADRRRTLVRPAERPSARVAAVRATGVEEALAAALGPDAGPERLAEVTAALAVLARHLSVRG, from the coding sequence GTGGATGGAGTCGAACTGTTCCTACTGGGCCGCACCCTGATGAAGATCGGCGAGGACGCCCTGCCCGAGCCCCCCGGCGGCAGCGGCCGCCACCCCGGCGGCACCCGCAACACCCTGATCGCGGCCAGCGACGTCGCCGCCCACCCCGGCACCACCGTCGGCGAGATCGCCGCCCGCACCGGGCTGCCGCAGAGCCAGATCTCCACCGCGGTGGCCCGCCTCAAGGAGGCGGGCGCGGTCCGCACCGACCCGGACCCGGCCGACCGGCGGCGCACCCTGGTCCGCCCCGCCGAACGCCCCTCCGCCCGGGTCGCCGCCGTCCGCGCCACCGGCGTCGAGGAGGCGCTCGCCGCCGCGCTCGGCCCGGACGCCGGACCCGAGCGGCTCGCCGAGGTCACCGCGGCGCTGGCCGTCCTGGCCCGGCACCTGTCGGTGCGCGGCTGA
- a CDS encoding alpha/beta fold hydrolase, translated as MPVVTGTLAVPGAVLHHRTEGTGPLLLIAQSGEGDADRTVDLVPHLTDTYTVLTYDRRGLSRSRLDHPERGASLAEHADDVRRLLEAVADGPALMLGCSFGAVIGLHLAARWPGLLRTLIAHEPVAPGLLAPAEAARHRRELLALQELYRRGGLAAVLPEIARVLGIDPTAADAEPGLTPQPVDARRAAGFDRLVRHDFTAVVEDVLDHAAVRATTTRIVPAAGRTTPPAVFDRRCAQALGALLDTPVELLPGGHNGNTSHPRAWAARLKRLLPQAS; from the coding sequence ATGCCCGTCGTCACCGGCACGCTCGCCGTACCCGGCGCCGTCCTGCACCACCGCACCGAGGGCACCGGCCCGCTGCTGCTGATCGCCCAGAGCGGCGAGGGCGACGCCGACCGCACCGTCGACCTCGTCCCGCACCTGACCGACACCTACACCGTGCTCACCTACGACCGGCGCGGCCTGTCCCGCAGCCGCCTCGACCACCCCGAGCGCGGCGCGAGCCTGGCCGAGCACGCCGACGACGTCCGGCGGCTGCTGGAGGCGGTCGCCGACGGGCCCGCGCTGATGCTCGGCTGCAGCTTCGGCGCCGTGATCGGCCTGCACCTCGCCGCCCGGTGGCCCGGACTGCTGCGCACCCTGATCGCCCACGAACCCGTCGCGCCCGGCCTGCTGGCCCCCGCCGAGGCCGCCCGCCACCGGCGCGAACTCCTCGCACTCCAGGAGCTGTACCGGCGCGGCGGCCTCGCCGCGGTCCTCCCCGAGATCGCCCGGGTGCTCGGCATCGACCCGACCGCCGCCGACGCCGAGCCCGGCCTCACCCCGCAGCCGGTCGACGCCCGGCGGGCGGCCGGCTTCGACCGGCTCGTCCGGCACGACTTCACCGCCGTGGTCGAGGACGTCCTCGACCACGCCGCCGTCCGGGCCACCACCACCCGGATCGTGCCCGCCGCCGGCCGCACCACCCCGCCCGCCGTGTTCGACCGCCGCTGCGCCCAGGCCCTCGGCGCCCTGCTCGACACCCCGGTCGAGCTGCTGCCCGGCGGCCACAACGGCAACACCAGCCACCCCCGGGCCTGGGCCGCCCGCCTCAAGCGGCTCCTCCCGCAGGCGAGTTGA
- a CDS encoding PP2C family protein-serine/threonine phosphatase yields MSPLVENRQRTGGRTPDPPEPAGFPGDSLRKGGGLPWGRPDGPVRGGRPVLGAGAGAGRDRGPPGARRTPRRPSFGSAGRQDGRDGQGERDGCAARSEAGPGLVAVADGMGPEGGGGLASAAAIAALREPELLAGELSAGELLDALEDALAGVDGKAGAVARPPGAGTTLTGVLWSGARLALVHIGDSRASLLRGGELYLVTHDHTLVQSLVDDGRLTLAEAASRPQHTLSVRALTGSGDNRPDVSLHTARVGDRYLPCSDGLSRTVPEESLHTALSAIADVVADPAD; encoded by the coding sequence GTGTCCCCCCTCGTCGAGAACCGCCAACGTACCGGCGGACGGACGCCCGACCCGCCGGAACCCGCGGGGTTTCCCGGGGACTCTTTGCGGAAAGGGGGCGGCCTCCCGTGGGGCCGGCCGGACGGGCCGGTGCGAGGAGGTCGCCCGGTACTGGGAGCGGGTGCGGGTGCGGGCAGGGACCGAGGCCCGCCGGGAGCTCGCCGCACTCCTCGTCGACCATCTTTCGGGAGCGCGGGACGACAGGACGGACGAGACGGACAGGGCGAACGGGACGGGTGCGCGGCCCGTTCGGAGGCGGGGCCCGGGCTGGTCGCGGTCGCGGACGGGATGGGCCCGGAGGGCGGTGGCGGTCTGGCGAGCGCGGCTGCGATCGCCGCGCTGCGCGAACCGGAGCTGCTCGCCGGGGAGTTGTCCGCCGGGGAGCTGCTGGACGCACTGGAGGACGCGCTGGCCGGGGTCGACGGGAAGGCGGGGGCGGTGGCCCGGCCGCCCGGCGCGGGGACGACGCTGACGGGGGTGCTGTGGTCGGGCGCGCGGCTGGCGCTGGTGCACATCGGTGACAGCCGGGCCTCCCTGTTGCGCGGCGGCGAGCTGTACTTGGTCACCCACGACCACACCCTGGTGCAGTCGCTGGTGGACGACGGTCGGCTCACCCTGGCGGAGGCCGCCTCGCGCCCGCAACACACCCTGTCGGTAAGAGCGTTGACCGGCTCCGGGGACAACCGGCCGGACGTGTCGCTGCACACCGCCCGGGTCGGCGACCGCTACCTGCCCTGCTCGGACGGCCTGTCCCGGACCGTTCCGGAGGAGTCCCTGCACACCGCCCTGAGCGCGATCGCCGACGTGGTGGCGGACCCTGCGGACTGA